The Thamnophis elegans isolate rThaEle1 chromosome Z, rThaEle1.pri, whole genome shotgun sequence genome contains a region encoding:
- the LOC116521528 gene encoding vomeronasal type-2 receptor 26-like: MSDPFQFPYEYSKPGDIIIGGIAAQFDCLVEISNFEEHPETKVVEELMAMLKNYQHVLSLIFAVKQINENPDILPNISLGFHIYDSYNNAKMSYHNSLKLLSSQKKAIPNYNCKKQTNLIAVIGGLDAKVSFHMATILGIYKIPQIACCVFAPVTNIKIQLPFFYRMIPSETNQYTGLIQLLLFFQWKWIGIISPDDDQGEKFVQALLPMLSQYAICAAIIERTLTLSGVLENFESFEPVLEMAASLAKSNVKVYILNAEPQAISCLKWLVYIYGSLQKSIQLTRGKVWLMTAQWDFSSETFHRDFDIHFFHGALSLASHSKEVLGFTEFLRSLQPTQSKEDGFIRIFWEQVFNCLFSNSHEDNNNNNNSCTGKENLENLPGTLFEITMTSQSYSIYNAVYAIAHALHKMFLYPTCRLDPSDLLHWQLHHFLKTIAFNHSSEDTISFDENGELVAGFDVINWVTFPNKSLLRVKVGWLDPQALSGSQLTLNRETITWHSSFNQILPVALCNEKCHPGYRRKKKEGQLFCCYDCVPCPDGKMSDQKDMDNCFQCPEEQFPNENKNQCIAKRLHFLSFLNPLGTTLAFLALFFVVLTILILGVFIKNQNTPIVKANNRDLTYCLLISLLLCFLCSLLFIGKPQIVTCYLRQVTFGIIFTVAVSCILAKTITVVLAFMATKPGSRIRKWVGRRLTILILFGCSFIQASICAVWLCTAPPFPEFNMYSLPGEIIVQCNEGSLGMFYYVLGYLGFLAIVSFTVAFLARKLPDTFNEAKFITFSMLVFCSVWLSFIPSYQGTNGEHMVAVEIFSILASGAGLLSCIFFPKCYIIILKPELNIKEQLIKRNI; this comes from the exons ATGAGTGATCCCTTCCAGTTCCCATATGAGTATTCCAAACCAGGGGATATAATAATTGGAGGGATTGCTGCTCAATTTGATTGCCTGGTGGAAATAAGCAACTTTGAGGAACATCCTGAAAcaaaggtggtagaagaactcAT GGCAATGTTAAAGAATTACCAACATGTACTTTCATTAATATTTGCTGTGAAGCAGATCAATGAGAATCCCGACATATTGCCAAATATCAGCCTAGGGTTCCACATTTATGACAGCTATAATAATGCAAAGATGTCTTATCATAACAGCCTGAAACTTCTGTCTTCCCAGAAGAAGGCTATTCCAAATTACAACTGTAAAAAGCAAACTAATTTGATAGCTGTCATTGGAGGACTTGATGCCAAAGTCTCTTTTCATATGGCTACCATTTTAGGCATCTATAAGATTCCACAG ATTGCTTGCTGTGTGTTTGCTCCAGTGACGAACATTAAAATACAACTCCCTTTTTTCTACCGAATGATCCCTAGTGAAACAAATCAGTACACGGGACTTATTCAGCTACTCCTTTTTTTCCAATGGAAATGGATTGGAATTATTTCACCAGATGATGATCAAGGAGAAAAATTTGTGCAGGCCTTGTTACCCATGCTTTCCCAGTATGCAATCTGTGCAGCCATCATTGAAAGAACTCTAACCCTTTCTGGTGTTTTAGAGAATTTTGAGTCATTTGAACCTGTTTTAGAAATGGCTGCATCATTAGCCAAATCCAATGTTAAGGTCTATATTCTAAATGCAGAACCCCAAGCTATCTCATGCTTGAAATGGCTAGTATACATTTATGGGAGCCTACAAAAGTCAATACAACTAACCAGAGGCAAGGTGTGGCTTATGACAGCCCAGTGGGATTTCTCATCAGAGACATTTCACCGAGATTTtgatatacatttttttcatggTGCCTTGTCTTTGGCAAGTCACTCAAAAGAAGTGCTGGGATTTACAGAATTTCTGCGTTCTCTACAACCTACCCAGTCAAAAGAAGATGGGTTTATCAGGATCTTTTGGGAACAAGTATTCAACTGCCTTTTTTCTAATTCTCACGaggacaataataataataataattcttgcaCTGGAAAGGAGAACTTAGAAAATCTTCCTGGAACTCTCTTTGAAATAACTATGACCAGTCAAAGCTACAGCATCTATAATGCAGTCTATGCCATTGCACATGCTTTGCATAAGATGTTCTTATATCCCACCTGTAGGTTAGATCCCTCAGATCTGTTACATTGGCAG cTTCACCATTTTCTGAAGACCATAGCATTTAACCACAGTAGTGAAGATACCATATCTTTTGATGAAAATGGTGAATTGGTAGCTGGATTTGATGTTATCAACTGGGTCACTTTCCCAAACAAATCTCTTCTTCGTGTGAAAGTGGGATGGCTGGATCCACAAGCTTTGAGTGGCTCTCAATTAACTCTTAACAGAGAGACCATCACATGGCACAGTTCATTTAATCAG ATCCTGCCTGTTGCTCTGTGTAATGAGAAATGCCATCCCGGTTACAGACgcaaaaagaaggaaggacaacTATTCTGTTGCTATGATTGTGTTCCCTGTCCAGATGGAAAGATGTCAGACCAGAAGG acaTGGACAACTGTTTTCAGTGCCCAGAAGAACAATTTCCAAATGAGAACAAAAATCAATGTATTGCAAAAAGAttacattttctctctttcctgaaTCCTTTGGGGACTACTTTAGcatttttggctttattttttgTTGTGCTCACAATTCTGATACTAGGAGTTTTCATCAAGAACCAGaacactcccattgtcaaagccaacaaccgggacctcaccTACTGTCTGCTCATCTCCTTATTGCTTTGTTTTCTCTGCTCCTTGTTATTTATTGGCAAGCCACAAATAGTGACTTGCTATTTACGACAAGTAACTTTTGGTATCATCTTCACAGTGGCTGTTTCTTGTATATTAGCAAAAACAATAACTGTAGTTCTAGCTTTTATGGCCACTAAGCCAGGATCTAGGATAAGGAAATGGGTTGGGAGAAGACTGACCATTCTCATCCTGTTTGGCTGTTCCTTCATTCAGGCTAGTATTTGTGCTGTATGGCTGTGTACAGCTCCTCCTTTCCCAGAGTTTAATATGTATTCCCTTCCTGGAGAAATTAtagtgcaatgcaatgaaggatcACTTGGTATGTTTTATTATGTCTTGGGCTACTTGGGATTTTTGGCTATTGTCAGCTTCACTGTGGCTTTCCTAGCCAGGAAGTTGCCAGatactttcaatgaagccaagttcattaccttcagcatgctggttttcTGCAGTGTCTGGCTGTCCTTTATTCCTTCATATCAGGGCACTAATGGAGAACATATGGtcgctgtggagatcttctctatcTTGGCATCTGGTGCTGGATTATTAAGCTGTATCTTTTTCCCAAAATGTTACATTATTATCCTAAAACCTGAACTGAACATCAAGGAACAGTTGATAAAGAGAAACATTTAA